In Salarias fasciatus chromosome 20, fSalaFa1.1, whole genome shotgun sequence, a single window of DNA contains:
- the LOC115408391 gene encoding V-set and transmembrane domain-containing protein 2-like protein, producing the protein MPSMFTEVPHDMTAQRGQDVEMACSFRGAGTPSYSLEIQWWYIRNHLDWTDRQPWTTNEVAPEEEMPKDATKISVVKVVGSNISHKLRLSRVKPSDEGTYECRVIDFSDDAGARHHRVRAYLQVVPESDVADNGHNDNFEALDDTKRVLGFDDRESHHAGGKEHSHGHHGQNHAHHQEHAKRPPSSPHHAHSHSGGAAQQHKGGRELRKRDVDSNHSHNDCSNEPSCTL; encoded by the exons ATGCCGT ccATGTTCACCGAGGTTCCCCACGACATGACGGCTCAGAGAGGTCAGGACGTGGAGATGGCCTGCTCCTTCAGAGGAGCCGGCACGCCGTCCTATTCCCTGGAGATTCAGTGGTGGTACATCAGGAACCATCTGGACTGGACGGACAGGCAGCCCTGGACCACCAATGAA GTGGCCCCAGAAGAGGAGATGCCAAAAGATGCTACAAAGATAAGT GTGGTGAAAGTTGTAGGAAGCAACATCTCTCACAAACTCCGTCTCTCCCGGGTGAAGCCGTCCGACGAGGGCACCTACGAGTGCCGCGTGATCGACTTCAGCGACGACGCCGGCGCCCGCCACCACCGCGTCAGGGCCTACCTGCAGGTGGTGCCGGAGAGCGACGTGGCGGACAACGGCCACAACGACAACTTCGAGGCCCTGGACGACACCAAGAGGGTGCTGGGCTTCGATGACCGCGAGTCCCATCACGCCGGCGGCAAGGAGCACAGTCACGGCCACCACGGGCAGAACCACGCCCACCACCAGGAGCACGCCAAGCGGCCCCCGTCGTCCCCCCACCACGCTCACAGCCACAGCGGCGGCGCCGCTCAGCAGCACAAGGGGGGcagagagctgaggaagagggaCGTGGACAGTAACCACAGCCACAATGACTGCTCCAACGAGCCCAGCTGCACGCTGtag